A region of Vicia villosa cultivar HV-30 ecotype Madison, WI unplaced genomic scaffold, Vvil1.0 ctg.001676F_1_1, whole genome shotgun sequence DNA encodes the following proteins:
- the LOC131636235 gene encoding large ribosomal subunit protein bL34c-like, whose translation MASLSVSPLLSMRLRAPTYSSSSTLTASKSTSLCLNSSNVRSPLLHCSFASSLSFHSSSLSGLSLGSNLTSNVGLRKQSSRRLVIVAAGRQALNLTKRSRSRKSLARVHGFRIRMSTTSGRAILKRRRAKGRKVLCTKTHHNRGK comes from the exons ATGGCATCGTTATCGGTTTCTCCTCTCTTATCCATGCGACTGAGAGCACCAACCTACTCATCTTCTTCCACTCTCACCGCTTCAAAATCAACTTCCCTCTGTCTCAATTCCTCCAACGTTCGCTCTCCATTGCTTCATTGCTCCTTCGCTTCCTCTCTCTCATTCCATTCTTCCTCCCTTTCAG GTTTGTCATTGGGATCAAATTTGACATCTAATGTTGGATTAAGAAAACAAAGTAGTCGCCGCCTGGTTATTGTAGCAGCAGGAAGGCAGGCTCTTAATCTAACCAAGAGAAGTAGATCACGAAAATCACTGGCACGCGTTCATGGCTTCCGCATACGAATGAGCACAACAAGTGGAAGAGCTATCTTAAAGCGACGACGTGCCAAAGGACGAAAAGTCCTTTGCACCAAGACCCACCATAATAGGGGCAAATAG